A genomic segment from Malaclemys terrapin pileata isolate rMalTer1 chromosome 1, rMalTer1.hap1, whole genome shotgun sequence encodes:
- the SHISA2 gene encoding protein shisa-2 homolog — protein sequence MWSGRCWLLLAALGWLLPAGAGASGEYCHGWLDAQGAWRDGFQCPERFDGGDATICCGSCALRYCCSSAEARLDQGVCDNDRQQGADEQGRPDKDGQDGAAVPIYVPFLIVGSVFVAFIILGSLVAACCCRCLRPKQEPQQSRAPGGNRLMETIPMIPSASTSRGSSSRQSSTAASSSSSANSGARAPPTRSQTNCCLPEGTMNNVYVNMPTNFSVLNCQQATQIVPHQGQYLHPQYVGYAVQHDSMPMTPVPPFLDGLQSGYRQIQSPYPHANSEQKMYPAVTV from the exons ATGTGGAGCGGGcgctgctggctgctgctggcggcgctgggctggctgctgccggcgggggccggggccagcggcGAGTACTGCCACGGCTGGCTGGACGCGCAGGGCGCCTGGCGGGACGGGTTCCAGTGCCCCGAGCGCTTTGACGGCGGGGACGCCACCATCTGCTGCGGCAGCTGCGCCCTGCGCTACTGCTGCTCCAGCGCCGAGGCCAGGCTGGACCAGGGCGTGTGCGACAACGACCGGCAGCAGGGGGCAGACGAGCAAGGCCGGCCGGACAAAGACGGCCAGGATGGCGCAGCAG TGCCCATTTATGTGCCATTCCTTATAGTTGGATCTGTTTTTGTTGCCTTTATCATCTTGGGGTCTCTAGTAGCAGCTTGTTGCTGCAGATGCCTGCGACCCAAGCAAGAGCCACAGCAAAGCCGAGCACCTGGAGGTAATCGGCTGATGGAGACTATTCCCATGATTCCAAGTGCCAGTACCTCCCGTGGTTCCTCTTCTCGTCAATCAAGTACTGCTGCCAGCTCCAGTTCCAGTGCCAATTCAGGTGCCAGAGCCCCCCCTACTAGGTCACAGACCAACTGCTGtttgccagaagggaccatgaatAATGTCTATGTCAACATGCCTACTAATTTCTCAGTACTGAACTGCCAGCAGGCTACCCAGATTGTGCCACATCAAGGGCAGTACCTGCACCCACAGTATGTAGGTTATGCTGTTCAACATGACTCTATGCCTATGACCCCGGTGCCACCTTTCCTGGATGGTCTGCAAAGTGGATACAGGCAGATTCAGTCTCCCTATCCCCATGCCAATAGTGAACAGAAGATGTACCCAGCAGTGACTgtgtaa